From Candidatus Nomurabacteria bacterium, one genomic window encodes:
- a CDS encoding YmdB family metallophosphoesterase: MKILYFGDVMGSAGQEVLLHYLPELKEQYEPDVVVAQGENLSNGRGMKLDDVRRLQQAGVDFFTGGNWTPFDDAIRPQLENPAEPIIGPANFEAYTGPSAKFLEKNGKKIMFVSLLGQTVGKPLPGVGNPLTMIDEILDEELAKRTPDAIIVNFHGDYSSEKRIIGYYLDGKVSAIVGDHWHVPTADAMILPNGTAHITDVGMCGNLHSSLGVSLDSVIPRWKDNVQTKNELDQSKPWQLNAVLIETKSASKSDSITQIQKLLN; this comes from the coding sequence ATGAAGATTCTATATTTTGGGGATGTTATGGGGAGTGCTGGGCAAGAAGTACTGCTGCATTATTTGCCAGAACTAAAAGAACAATACGAACCTGATGTGGTTGTAGCTCAGGGCGAGAACCTAAGCAATGGTCGCGGCATGAAGCTCGATGACGTTCGTAGGCTACAACAAGCCGGCGTAGATTTCTTTACTGGCGGCAACTGGACACCATTTGACGATGCAATTCGCCCGCAGCTCGAAAACCCAGCCGAGCCAATCATTGGCCCCGCCAACTTCGAAGCCTACACTGGACCAAGTGCCAAATTCTTGGAAAAGAATGGCAAGAAGATAATGTTCGTAAGTTTGCTTGGCCAAACGGTGGGCAAACCATTACCTGGTGTCGGTAATCCGCTAACTATGATTGATGAGATCTTGGATGAAGAGCTAGCTAAGCGTACACCCGACGCAATTATCGTGAACTTTCATGGTGACTACTCGAGTGAGAAGCGGATCATTGGCTACTACCTAGATGGCAAGGTGAGCGCAATTGTTGGCGACCACTGGCATGTGCCAACTGCCGATGCGATGATTTTACCAAACGGCACCGCCCACATCACTGATGTCGGCATGTGCGGTAACTTACATAGTAGTTTGGGTGTGAGTTTAGATAGTGTGATCCCCCGCTGGAAAGACAACGTTCAGACTAAGAACGAGCTAGACCAAAGCAAACCATGGCAACTGAACGCGGTATTAATTGAGACCAAGTCTGCAAGTAAATCAGACTCGATAACTCAGATCCAGAAACTCTTAAATTAG
- the rny gene encoding ribonuclease Y, with the protein MEPITIVLALVGVAAGFGASQAQSKKKLGSVQQEADKRLDKAKKEADKLLSDAKEEQHRILDEVRKEETKRRKDISALEERLVERESNLDKKLDELDKRTEKLRKEEVEITELKDAIRDIRTKQQEKLEKIAKLKKSEAADKLMEMTERDIREDLKGLVAKLQNEARDQADENAAAVLVGAMERMASEVTAERTITAVKLEDEDMKGRIIGKEGRNIQSLQRATGVDILVDDTPGMIILSCFDPVRREVARQALEMLMKDGRIHPGRIEEVVEKAQVQVQKDVTKAAEDAAREVGIVGIPKEVLQLLGELRFRTSYGQNVLKHSVEMAQIAGVLAEQIGADVKICKYAALVHDLGKSLTHKMEGKHHHLSGEMLRKYGVPEEIAHAAEAHHDDVEATTIEAMVVRVVDAVSAARPGARNISAENFIERMKDLENVANSFPGIEKSYAISAGREIRIFVKPQDLDDLQSIKVARDIATKIESTMQYPGTIKVNVIRETRAIEFAK; encoded by the coding sequence ATGGAACCAATTACCATTGTATTGGCGCTTGTTGGCGTTGCTGCTGGATTTGGAGCAAGTCAGGCACAGTCAAAGAAAAAATTAGGTTCGGTTCAGCAAGAAGCCGATAAAAGGCTCGATAAGGCTAAAAAAGAGGCCGACAAACTATTGAGTGATGCCAAAGAAGAGCAACACCGCATTTTAGACGAAGTACGCAAAGAAGAAACTAAACGCCGTAAAGATATCTCTGCGCTCGAAGAACGTCTGGTAGAGCGCGAAAGCAATCTCGACAAGAAGCTCGACGAGCTTGATAAAAGAACCGAGAAACTTCGCAAAGAAGAAGTCGAGATAACCGAACTCAAGGATGCCATTCGTGATATTCGGACCAAACAACAAGAAAAGCTCGAAAAAATCGCAAAGCTCAAAAAATCTGAAGCTGCCGATAAACTAATGGAAATGACCGAGCGCGATATCCGTGAAGATCTTAAAGGCCTTGTAGCAAAGTTGCAGAATGAAGCTCGTGATCAGGCAGACGAAAATGCAGCCGCCGTATTGGTCGGAGCGATGGAGCGGATGGCTAGCGAAGTAACTGCCGAACGAACAATCACTGCCGTCAAACTCGAAGACGAAGACATGAAGGGCCGAATCATCGGCAAAGAGGGTCGGAACATTCAATCGCTACAACGAGCCACAGGTGTGGACATCTTGGTCGACGATACGCCAGGCATGATTATCTTAAGCTGTTTCGACCCTGTACGTCGCGAAGTAGCTCGCCAAGCACTCGAGATGCTTATGAAAGATGGTCGAATCCATCCTGGCCGTATCGAAGAAGTAGTTGAGAAAGCTCAGGTGCAGGTTCAGAAGGATGTTACGAAAGCTGCCGAAGATGCCGCCCGCGAAGTGGGCATTGTCGGTATACCAAAAGAAGTCTTGCAGTTGCTTGGTGAACTTCGTTTTAGGACTAGCTATGGTCAAAATGTTCTAAAGCATAGTGTAGAAATGGCTCAGATTGCTGGTGTGCTTGCCGAGCAAATCGGCGCCGATGTAAAAATCTGTAAATATGCAGCTCTTGTACACGATCTAGGTAAATCATTGACCCATAAGATGGAAGGCAAGCACCATCATTTGAGTGGTGAAATGCTACGTAAGTATGGTGTTCCAGAAGAAATAGCTCATGCTGCCGAAGCTCACCACGACGATGTCGAGGCTACTACAATCGAAGCCATGGTGGTTCGAGTAGTCGATGCTGTTAGTGCCGCTCGTCCTGGTGCACGCAACATTAGTGCCGAAAACTTTATCGAGCGTATGAAGGATCTCGAAAATGTTGCCAATAGTTTTCCTGGTATCGAAAAGAGCTATGCAATTAGTGCCGGTCGCGAAATTCGGATTTTTGTTAAACCACAAGACCTCGATGATCTGCAAAGTATCAAAGTTGCTCGTGATATAGCCACTAAAATTGAGTCGACTATGCAGTACCCGGGCACGATTAAGGTAAACGTGATCCGCGAAACTCGGGCTATCGAATTCGCCAAATAG
- the tsaB gene encoding tRNA (adenosine(37)-N6)-threonylcarbamoyltransferase complex dimerization subunit type 1 TsaB, with protein sequence MKNILLIRTDKPESELYLNDQSVIWRAHRELSDTILLKIKELLDAQGLSYTSIEGIGVFEGPGSFTGLRIGITVANTLAYGLNVPIVGEQGDAWQTLAVAKLEAGQDQKIVKPFYGREARITQPRK encoded by the coding sequence ATGAAGAACATCTTACTAATTCGCACCGATAAGCCCGAGTCCGAATTGTATCTGAACGACCAGAGCGTTATTTGGAGAGCCCACCGCGAACTTTCCGATACAATCTTACTCAAGATAAAAGAATTACTAGATGCTCAAGGTTTGAGCTACACAAGCATCGAGGGTATTGGCGTGTTCGAAGGCCCAGGCAGCTTTACTGGCTTACGCATAGGCATAACCGTGGCCAACACCCTAGCTTACGGACTAAATGTACCAATTGTTGGCGAGCAGGGTGATGCTTGGCAAACTCTGGCAGTCGCCAAGCTCGAAGCTGGTCAAGACCAGAAAATTGTCAAACCATTTTACGGTCGCGAAGCTCGCATAACCCAACCTCGAAAATAA
- the tsaE gene encoding tRNA (adenosine(37)-N6)-threonylcarbamoyltransferase complex ATPase subunit type 1 TsaE — protein MSTDATLRIKSGSTAQTEQLANKLAANIRGNEVIELASDVGGGKTTFTKFLLAALGSADMVSSPSFTIENIYYCPNFEVHHFDFYRLEEAGIMSDEFDEVVQAGEDLVIIEWAGLVQDLLPKQRLQIKITAPSENQREFEFICPAELSYLTEGIA, from the coding sequence ATGAGTACCGACGCGACATTGCGCATAAAATCTGGCAGTACCGCACAAACCGAGCAACTAGCAAATAAACTAGCTGCTAATATTCGTGGTAACGAGGTGATCGAGCTGGCTAGCGATGTTGGTGGCGGAAAAACTACCTTTACCAAATTCTTGCTAGCTGCACTTGGCAGTGCAGATATGGTGAGCAGTCCAAGTTTTACAATCGAAAATATTTACTATTGTCCGAACTTCGAGGTCCACCATTTCGACTTCTACCGTCTAGAAGAAGCCGGGATTATGAGCGACGAATTCGACGAAGTTGTGCAAGCCGGCGAAGACCTAGTAATTATCGAGTGGGCAGGACTGGTACAAGACCTGTTACCCAAGCAGCGGTTGCAAATCAAAATCACTGCCCCAAGCGAGAACCAGCGTGAATTTGAGTTTATTTGCCCCGCGGAACTTAGCTATTTGACCGAGGGCATAGCATGA